One genomic window of Papaver somniferum cultivar HN1 unplaced genomic scaffold, ASM357369v1 unplaced-scaffold_0, whole genome shotgun sequence includes the following:
- the LOC113325891 gene encoding probable trehalose-phosphate phosphatase D, giving the protein MTKQNVLISAEKNVSSSTLALTTIMSKSSSMFSSSSTSSSKPPAPQTSSSINLAITRKSLLKQLEIESGSRINAWVETMKASSPTHIKSPDAFSPTEEHRSWMVQYPSALNMFEQIIQASQGKKIVVFLDYDGTLSPIVADPDRAYMSKQMRAAVRDVAKFFPTAIISGRCRDQVYSFVKLAGLYYAGSHGMDIRGPTKGAKCKKRSDQGVLFQAASEFLPMIAEVNKALIEKTKSIDGAKVENNKFCVSVHYRNVDEKQWSLIAETVTSILKEYPQLKLTHGRKVLEIRPTIKWDKGKALEFLLESLGFGNTNDVLPLYIGDDRTDEDAFKVLRERGQGFGILVSKSPKETSASYSLQEPAEVMDFLHRLVDWKKLSNST; this is encoded by the exons atGACGAAACAGAATGTATTGATTTCGGCTGAAAAGAATGTAAGCTCGTCAACATTAGCATTAACAACAATAATGTCGAAATCATCATCGAtgttttcatcatcatcaacttcaTCATCGAAACCACCTGCCCCGCAAACTAGTAGTAGTATTAATTTAGCAATAACAAGAAAAAGTTTACTGAAACAGCTTGAAATTGAAAGTGGGTCAAGAATCAATGCATGGGTTGAAACCATGAAAGCTTCGTCTCCTACTCATATCAAATCACCGGATGCTTTCTCTCCTACTGAAGAACATCGTTCCTGGATG GTTCAATATCCATCAGCTCTGAACATGTTTGAGCAAATAATCCAAGCATCCCAGGGGAAGAAAATCGTAGTGTTTCTGGACTACGATGGTACACTTTCTCCCATTGTGGCTGACCCCGATCGAGCCTACATGTCTAAGCAGATGAGAGCCGCGGTTAGAGATGTCGCCAAGTTTTTCCCTACGGCCATCATTAGCGGAAGATGCCGTGATCAG gtgTATAGCTTTGTCAAGTTAGCTGGTCTGTATTATGCTGGCAGTCATGGAATGGACATTAGAGGCCCAACCAAAGGTGCCAAATGCAAGAAA AGAAGTGATCAAGGTGTTTTGTTTCAGGCAGCAAGTGAGTTCTTGCCCATGATTGCTGAG GTTAATAAGGCATTAattgagaaaacaaaatcaattgaTGGAGCCAAAGTTGAGAACAATAAGTTTTGTGTATCTGTTCATTATAGAAATGTGGATGAAAAG CAATGGAGTTTAATAGCAGAGACAGTAACATCAATATTGAAGGAGTATCCTCAGCTGAAGCTCACTCATGGAAGAAAG GTACTGGAGATTCGACCAACCATTAAATGGGACAAGGGAAAAGCTCTTGAATTTTTACTAGAGTCTCTTG GATTCGGGAACACTAATGATGTTTTGCCACTTTATATCGGCGATGATCGGACGGATGAAGATGCATTTAAG GTACTGAGGGAGAGAGGACAAGGTTTTGGGATTCTTGTATCAAAAAGTCCCAAAGAAACTAGTGCATCTTATTCTCTACAAGAACCGGCCGAGGTCATGGATTTCTTGCATCGGTTGGTCGATTGGAAGAAACTATCCAACTCAACGTAG